One segment of Metallosphaera cuprina Ar-4 DNA contains the following:
- a CDS encoding transcription elongation factor Spt5, which translates to MEASKVRNFYAIKVTGGQEMSVAIMLEERIKTNGINEVFSIIVPPALKGYLIVESSGPHVVKLIISGIRHVRGIAPGLVPKTDIMNMVSKKPTGPAIKTGDMVEVVSGPFRGMQAQVMGYNAERGEVVLNILESAFPLQVTIPVDQVRTVKKS; encoded by the coding sequence TTGGAAGCCTCAAAAGTAAGGAACTTTTATGCGATTAAGGTGACTGGAGGACAAGAGATGAGCGTAGCGATCATGTTAGAGGAGAGGATAAAGACTAATGGAATCAATGAAGTCTTTTCTATAATAGTCCCACCTGCCCTTAAGGGATACTTGATAGTTGAGAGCTCCGGTCCTCACGTCGTAAAGTTAATAATATCCGGCATAAGGCACGTTAGAGGTATAGCTCCAGGTCTAGTTCCTAAGACTGACATCATGAACATGGTATCTAAGAAGCCTACAGGTCCGGCGATCAAAACGGGAGACATGGTGGAGGTCGTTTCTGGTCCGTTCAGAGGGATGCAGGCTCAAGTAATGGGATATAACGCAGAACGCGGAGAAGTAGTTTTAAATATACTGGAATCAGCCTTTCCCTTACAGGTAACAATACCTGTGGATCAAGTCAGAACTGTAAAAAAGAGTTAA
- a CDS encoding preprotein translocase subunit SecE has product MGLADRLRKLREDWKRIISVSKKPDRSMFYLNLRVTLIVLLFVGLLAFLVQLAFSILLG; this is encoded by the coding sequence ATGGGTTTAGCTGATAGGTTAAGGAAGCTGAGGGAGGACTGGAAGAGGATCATCAGTGTGTCAAAGAAACCTGACAGAAGCATGTTCTACCTAAACTTGAGAGTGACGCTTATCGTTCTCCTTTTCGTCGGGTTGCTAGCTTTCCTAGTACAGTTAGCCTTTTCCATACTGCTTGGTTAG
- the ftsY gene encoding signal recognition particle-docking protein FtsY: protein MNCFDRLKKAFSSFTEKISNKLEEKKEEIKETERPSGPPQEPVVTSDTQVPEQDQTPKRETTELKPEQRIADQAVQNSENVQRREDRKFDLFGFIRYKEIKEEDVSDLIDELRFELLEDDVSLEVTEKILEDLKRNLVGKKVSRKENLEQLIHESLKKSLKDILKKNYIEKDVVETIKTSKKPFVVMFFGVNGVGKTTTIAKFAMLLKKSGLSVIIAASDTFRAAAQEQLAVHASKLEVPLVKGKYGGDPASVAFDAIQSAKSRGIDAVLIDTAGRMHTDKDLVEELRRLVRIAKPNLKVLVLDSLAGNDALKQAEYFEKAVGYDFVILTKVDADAKGGIALSLAYELGKPVMYLGMGQDYDSLVKFNPDWFTERLLS from the coding sequence GTGAACTGTTTCGACAGGCTGAAGAAGGCTTTTTCTTCCTTTACGGAAAAGATTTCAAATAAACTTGAAGAGAAGAAAGAGGAGATAAAGGAGACGGAGAGGCCCTCCGGTCCTCCTCAAGAACCTGTAGTTACCAGTGACACTCAGGTTCCAGAACAGGATCAGACCCCTAAGAGAGAGACGACGGAACTGAAACCTGAACAACGGATTGCAGATCAAGCTGTGCAGAACAGTGAGAACGTCCAGAGGCGAGAGGATAGAAAATTTGACCTCTTTGGTTTCATACGATACAAGGAGATAAAAGAGGAGGACGTCTCAGATCTGATCGATGAGCTCAGATTTGAGCTTTTAGAAGATGACGTCTCACTTGAAGTCACAGAAAAGATACTAGAGGATTTGAAGAGAAACCTTGTTGGAAAGAAAGTTTCGAGAAAGGAGAACCTGGAACAATTAATACATGAATCTTTAAAAAAATCATTAAAGGATATACTGAAAAAAAATTACATAGAAAAGGACGTCGTGGAAACCATTAAAACGTCTAAGAAGCCTTTCGTTGTGATGTTCTTTGGGGTTAATGGAGTAGGAAAGACCACAACTATTGCTAAGTTTGCTATGTTGCTAAAAAAGAGCGGTCTCTCCGTTATAATAGCGGCGTCAGATACGTTCAGAGCTGCCGCTCAGGAGCAGTTAGCCGTACATGCGTCAAAGCTTGAGGTACCGTTAGTCAAAGGGAAATACGGAGGAGATCCAGCATCGGTGGCTTTCGACGCTATCCAATCCGCAAAGAGCAGAGGTATTGATGCGGTTTTAATAGACACTGCAGGGAGGATGCATACGGACAAAGACCTGGTGGAAGAGTTGAGAAGATTGGTGAGGATTGCAAAACCTAACTTGAAGGTCCTTGTATTAGATTCGTTAGCAGGGAACGATGCGTTGAAACAGGCCGAGTATTTTGAGAAGGCGGTGGGATACGACTTCGTAATATTAACTAAAGTTGACGCTGACGCGAAAGGTGGAATAGCTCTCTCCTTAGCCTACGAACTGGGTAAACCGGTGATGTACCTTGGAATGGGTCAAGATTACGACTCTTTGGTTAAGTTTAACCCAGACTGGTTTACAGAACGCCTCCTCAGCTAA
- the pfdA gene encoding prefoldin subunit alpha yields the protein MMSDSTSPGRVVVSLEDLLAQADALRKSIDALQKLRDEVYESLNSVKSSKDAINLLKTQGKDLMLSADRRGYVLLKVNEIPISKVLVNLGLGYYAEIEPDQASKILDEKEDELNKSLQDITQRLNKALEEYTQIAEFLNRAQQSQRSGE from the coding sequence ATGATGTCTGACTCAACAAGCCCTGGAAGAGTTGTGGTGAGCCTAGAGGATTTACTTGCCCAAGCAGATGCGTTAAGGAAGAGCATAGATGCGCTGCAGAAGTTAAGGGATGAGGTTTATGAGTCGCTCAACTCTGTAAAGAGTTCTAAAGACGCGATAAATTTGCTCAAGACTCAAGGGAAAGATCTAATGCTCTCTGCAGATAGGAGAGGGTACGTACTGCTGAAGGTAAACGAAATACCCATTTCCAAAGTACTTGTTAACCTTGGATTAGGTTACTACGCTGAAATAGAGCCGGACCAAGCCTCTAAGATACTTGATGAAAAGGAGGACGAGTTAAATAAAAGCTTACAGGATATAACGCAGAGGTTAAATAAGGCCTTAGAGGAGTACACACAGATAGCTGAGTTCTTAAACAGAGCTCAACAGTCTCAACGTTCAGGTGAGTGA
- the rpl18a gene encoding 50S ribosomal protein L18Ae — protein MTEVKTFMVVGSALFNESEFPIRQKFVKYVRALNENQAKEKVYMDLGSKNKIRRKNINIVEIKEIDPSTSKEKRIKELSKLDKIIL, from the coding sequence ATGACAGAAGTTAAAACTTTCATGGTAGTTGGGTCTGCTCTCTTCAACGAGAGCGAATTTCCTATAAGGCAAAAGTTTGTAAAATACGTTAGGGCACTTAATGAAAACCAGGCTAAAGAAAAGGTCTACATGGATTTGGGAAGTAAAAATAAGATAAGAAGGAAGAATATAAACATTGTAGAAATTAAGGAAATTGATCCTTCAACTTCAAAAGAAAAAAGAATAAAAGAACTGTCTAAATTAGATAAGATAATATTGTGA
- a CDS encoding translation initiation factor IF-6 has product MNIQRFSVFGSDNVGVYIFTNDKYTIIPTNLDKQTKSLIQENLNTELIETTVADSFLIGIFVTGNNGTILLPRIAKEEEIKGIKNVAKDVNLEVLDVRATALGNIILTNDKGAMVYPELSDAEVKSIQKALNVEEIKKGSIAQVIIVGSVGVVTSNGGLVHIETPESELKSLSALFKVNLEVGTVNFGNAFVRSGMIANRHGVLVGSSTTGPEILRIQRAFSE; this is encoded by the coding sequence ATGAACATTCAGAGATTCAGCGTATTTGGAAGTGACAACGTAGGGGTGTACATTTTTACAAACGATAAGTACACCATTATACCAACTAACTTAGATAAGCAAACTAAGAGCTTAATCCAGGAAAATCTGAACACGGAGCTAATAGAGACCACGGTGGCTGACAGTTTCTTGATAGGAATTTTCGTCACTGGAAACAACGGAACGATCCTCCTACCCAGGATAGCTAAGGAGGAGGAGATAAAGGGAATTAAAAACGTTGCCAAAGACGTTAACTTGGAGGTTCTAGATGTGAGAGCAACAGCGCTTGGTAACATAATCCTTACTAACGATAAGGGAGCGATGGTGTATCCAGAACTTTCAGATGCCGAAGTGAAATCCATTCAAAAGGCGTTAAACGTAGAAGAGATAAAGAAAGGTAGCATAGCTCAAGTGATTATAGTTGGGTCTGTAGGAGTTGTGACCTCTAATGGCGGATTAGTACATATAGAGACGCCTGAGAGTGAACTCAAATCCCTAAGCGCTCTGTTTAAGGTGAACTTAGAGGTTGGCACTGTTAACTTCGGTAACGCCTTCGTAAGAAGTGGGATGATAGCTAATAGGCATGGCGTCCTCGTTGGGTCCTCGACAACTGGGCCAGAGATTTTAAGAATACAGAGAGCTTTTAGTGAGTGA
- a CDS encoding 50S ribosomal protein L31e, translating to MEQKDNFEMIINLSKAHESKKPVKFKRALNEIRDTVRRHFGAEKVVLDQVLVSKLSTNSRDKIARKVRVSINKIGEKTFLVKLAVKPE from the coding sequence ATGGAACAGAAGGATAACTTTGAGATGATAATTAACCTTAGCAAGGCTCACGAATCTAAGAAACCTGTGAAGTTTAAGAGGGCTTTAAACGAGATAAGAGACACTGTAAGAAGGCACTTTGGAGCTGAGAAAGTGGTGCTAGATCAAGTTCTAGTGAGCAAGTTATCTACTAACTCGAGGGATAAGATAGCGAGAAAGGTTAGAGTATCAATCAATAAAATTGGTGAAAAGACTTTTCTTGTGAAACTAGCAGTGAAACCTGAATGA
- a CDS encoding 50S ribosomal protein L39e translates to MSRYKPSGVKRRLSKALKSNSAVPAWVILKTNGKFRLNPKRRNWRRNDLKV, encoded by the coding sequence ATGAGTAGATATAAGCCATCAGGCGTAAAGAGAAGGCTAAGTAAAGCTTTGAAATCGAACTCGGCAGTACCTGCGTGGGTTATATTAAAGACGAACGGGAAGTTTAGGTTGAATCCTAAGAGAAGAAACTGGAGAAGGAATGACCTAAAGGTGTGA
- a CDS encoding DNA-binding protein, with protein sequence MSQDDYTDPELEELIRRRAQTESKRAAEERQKKAELQARKEALLRSILSPEARQRLTNVKLIKPELAESLEDQLIALAQAGRIRIPVTDDELKEILSQIADQSKKDFKIQIRERGWK encoded by the coding sequence ATGTCTCAAGATGATTACACAGATCCGGAGTTAGAGGAGTTGATTAGAAGGAGGGCCCAGACTGAAAGTAAAAGGGCAGCGGAAGAGAGGCAGAAAAAAGCAGAGTTGCAGGCAAGAAAGGAGGCTCTATTACGTTCTATCCTGTCTCCAGAAGCTAGACAGAGACTAACTAACGTTAAGCTAATTAAACCTGAGCTTGCTGAGTCGCTTGAAGATCAGTTGATAGCTTTAGCTCAGGCAGGCAGAATAAGGATACCTGTGACAGACGATGAGCTTAAAGAGATCCTATCCCAAATAGCTGACCAGAGCAAGAAGGATTTCAAGATACAAATAAGAGAAAGGGGTTGGAAATGA
- a CDS encoding 30S ribosomal protein S19e, with the protein MITAKMVPPDLLVKKLSEYLRNNVNEVKPPEWSLIAKTASFKERIPDDPQSWWYMRAASLLRKLYVMNSFGVSKSARLYGGLKRRGTKPPISARASGHPTRLIFQQLERAGLVSKSKGGKRGRTLTPQGVSLLNKLSHEIFIDLANNNPALKKYSE; encoded by the coding sequence ATGATAACCGCTAAGATGGTACCACCGGATTTGCTGGTAAAGAAGCTTTCAGAGTACCTGAGGAATAACGTTAATGAAGTTAAACCGCCTGAATGGTCTCTCATAGCGAAAACTGCCTCATTTAAAGAGAGGATTCCAGACGATCCCCAGTCATGGTGGTATATGAGGGCAGCATCGTTGTTGAGAAAGCTCTACGTTATGAACTCTTTCGGCGTGTCCAAGTCGGCCAGATTGTACGGAGGGCTCAAGAGGAGAGGCACTAAACCTCCTATTTCGGCTAGGGCATCGGGCCATCCAACAAGGCTGATATTTCAACAGCTCGAAAGGGCTGGCCTGGTCTCAAAGAGCAAGGGGGGTAAGAGAGGAAGAACTTTAACCCCTCAGGGAGTTTCCTTATTGAATAAGCTTTCTCACGAAATCTTTATAGATTTAGCTAACAATAATCCTGCTTTGAAGAAATACTCGGAGTGA
- a CDS encoding nicotinate phosphoribosyltransferase: protein MKLHIASPQEIREGKITDIYFERTSKALEKAGITDVKVRMEFHSYGLPKGYEWAVFAGLEESLYLLEGKDVNVYAMDEGTIFREVEPVMVIEGNYMDFGVLETSILGIIRHASSIATKAARVKSLALDKQVIFFGLRSVHPAIAPMVDRSAYVGGMDGVSGAFSEAELGVKPSGTMPHALMLVVGDNVKAWSLFDKGVDPEVPRIMLVDTFEDERTEALKAAQLLGDRLYGIRLDTPSSRRGNFRKIIQEIRWTLNLHGYSNVKIIVSGGLDEAQIVELRDYVDGFGVGTSVAFPSSVDFSADIVEKFIEGKWVPITKRGKWPGFKQVFRCGNKDYIVPWANEMSCEPLVKKYMENGKMVRELPTPKEIREKVISQLKEFQVNISS from the coding sequence GTGAAATTACACATAGCTTCCCCACAGGAGATTAGGGAAGGAAAGATAACCGATATCTACTTTGAGAGAACGTCTAAGGCGCTTGAGAAAGCTGGGATAACAGACGTAAAAGTGAGAATGGAGTTTCACTCCTATGGACTTCCCAAAGGGTACGAATGGGCCGTATTCGCTGGGCTTGAGGAATCTCTTTATCTGCTAGAAGGAAAGGACGTCAACGTTTACGCCATGGATGAGGGTACTATCTTTAGAGAGGTTGAACCTGTAATGGTGATAGAGGGAAACTATATGGACTTCGGAGTTTTAGAGACGTCAATACTCGGTATAATCAGACATGCCAGCAGTATAGCAACTAAAGCGGCTAGAGTCAAAAGTTTAGCATTAGATAAGCAAGTTATATTCTTTGGTCTCAGATCTGTTCATCCGGCAATAGCTCCAATGGTAGATAGGTCGGCTTACGTAGGCGGCATGGATGGGGTATCTGGAGCCTTTAGCGAGGCCGAGTTGGGTGTGAAACCCTCTGGTACCATGCCTCACGCTTTGATGCTTGTAGTTGGAGATAACGTAAAGGCGTGGAGCCTCTTTGACAAAGGCGTTGATCCTGAAGTACCTAGGATCATGCTTGTAGACACGTTTGAGGATGAAAGAACTGAGGCGCTGAAGGCTGCACAACTTCTGGGAGATAGGCTTTACGGAATTAGGTTAGACACACCTTCAAGTAGAAGGGGGAACTTTAGAAAGATAATCCAGGAAATTAGATGGACCCTAAACCTTCACGGTTACTCAAACGTCAAGATTATAGTGAGCGGTGGGTTAGACGAGGCTCAGATAGTTGAGCTTAGGGATTACGTGGACGGTTTCGGGGTCGGCACGAGCGTTGCCTTTCCGAGTAGTGTAGACTTTAGTGCAGACATTGTAGAGAAATTCATAGAAGGTAAATGGGTACCTATTACAAAGCGGGGTAAATGGCCTGGATTCAAACAGGTTTTTCGATGCGGGAATAAAGACTATATAGTCCCTTGGGCTAACGAAATGAGCTGTGAGCCTCTCGTTAAGAAATACATGGAAAATGGGAAGATGGTGAGGGAGTTGCCAACTCCAAAAGAGATTAGAGAAAAAGTCATATCTCAACTGAAGGAGTTTCAAGTTAATATTTCAAGTTGA
- a CDS encoding phosphate signaling complex PhoU family protein encodes MEVRRVQKFGKSTLMVSLPADWVKEVSLNPGESIYLEVDEDGSLKVYPPNLRTESVPREMKVKISITTSPELMTRIIYSLYILGFDKITIETLNGPFSEDLLRKIKESVRSLIGLEIVSQDITSIQIQSFLDPTKYNIGSLVNRLTNTLKQMLHYLNLGIREASRTFLQEVVELEKEVDRLYYLSLRQLLLAQVNRSLAYMIGVKRIQIVGNRILMKAAEEAADEISEAANDLLSLHPEDLALLKMSWDKMDMLIDQTSVVIDHVVKVLNKEDIKLVNEALEELRTLRRVLLSDALLLEEKIQRMNAPKVATAIRTLNLRLYNAIRRMEPIAEIAFNRGIEGLKEVVIE; translated from the coding sequence ATGGAAGTTAGAAGAGTTCAAAAATTCGGGAAATCTACTCTCATGGTTTCACTTCCAGCAGATTGGGTTAAAGAGGTCAGTTTAAACCCCGGAGAGAGCATCTACTTAGAGGTAGATGAGGACGGCAGCCTCAAAGTTTATCCACCTAACCTTAGGACGGAGAGCGTCCCAAGAGAGATGAAAGTCAAGATTTCTATCACAACCTCACCCGAACTGATGACCAGAATAATCTATAGTCTATATATTCTAGGATTTGATAAAATAACAATAGAAACACTTAACGGTCCCTTTAGCGAAGACCTGTTAAGAAAAATAAAGGAATCGGTGAGAAGCCTCATTGGACTGGAGATAGTCTCTCAGGACATAACAAGTATTCAGATCCAGTCCTTCTTAGATCCTACAAAGTATAACATTGGGAGTTTAGTAAATAGGCTAACTAACACGTTAAAGCAAATGCTACACTACCTTAACTTAGGTATAAGAGAGGCTAGTAGAACTTTCCTTCAGGAGGTAGTAGAGTTAGAGAAAGAAGTGGATAGGCTGTACTACCTTTCACTTAGACAGTTACTGCTCGCGCAAGTAAATAGAAGTCTAGCCTACATGATTGGTGTCAAAAGGATCCAGATCGTAGGAAATAGGATCCTCATGAAGGCTGCTGAAGAGGCCGCAGACGAAATAAGTGAGGCAGCAAACGATCTTCTAAGTCTTCATCCTGAAGATCTAGCACTTCTTAAGATGTCATGGGATAAAATGGATATGCTTATCGATCAGACGTCGGTGGTGATCGATCACGTTGTTAAAGTGTTGAATAAAGAGGATATAAAGTTAGTAAACGAGGCGCTAGAAGAGTTGAGAACATTGAGGAGGGTACTGTTATCTGACGCCCTGCTTTTAGAGGAGAAAATACAGAGAATGAACGCACCAAAAGTTGCAACAGCTATAAGAACGCTTAACCTTAGACTTTACAACGCGATCAGGAGAATGGAGCCAATTGCCGAAATTGCGTTCAATAGAGGTATAGAAGGACTAAAGGAAGTCGTTATAGAGTAG
- a CDS encoding DUF711 family protein — translation MKVRSLTAVAKEISRPSIEDISSKLTSLDIDTFSKRLTLPPPVGIGLDKLVDYLQEPNLLYSIGALMSDDPRISQIPSLLSSSDKLFAHVMLRKEDDIPRVVKIIGELEPEQATRFAVLLNHETLLTPYYPTSSGDGIRSGILMSLIYVEEVMRGQITESLMKAKEIGESIEKRTGLKFLGVDPSVSPWNEESVGFLIESRLGKELYSPGVLSIIFDLNRAILKSSIEAGIDPIGFSEVMLPVAEDDVLKKRAIEGKLTLSHLINMSSACAAGLDMVGIVYDKEYFIKIMKDLLVLHTLKRRPYGVRIIPSYGEDKMYTKNFGIIPVVKTI, via the coding sequence ATGAAAGTAAGATCTCTAACGGCCGTAGCTAAGGAGATCTCAAGGCCCTCCATTGAGGACATCTCGTCAAAGCTAACTTCTTTAGACATAGATACGTTCTCTAAGAGGCTCACGTTACCTCCACCTGTAGGAATCGGCTTGGATAAGTTAGTCGATTACTTGCAGGAGCCTAACCTCCTTTACTCTATAGGAGCCTTAATGAGTGATGACCCGCGCATATCTCAAATCCCAAGTTTATTGTCCTCCTCTGACAAACTTTTCGCACACGTGATGTTGAGAAAAGAGGATGACATCCCTAGAGTAGTTAAGATTATAGGTGAGCTCGAGCCAGAACAGGCTACTAGATTTGCTGTTCTTTTAAACCACGAAACGCTGTTGACGCCATATTATCCTACGTCTTCTGGAGACGGCATACGTTCTGGCATCTTGATGTCTTTAATATACGTTGAAGAGGTAATGAGAGGACAGATAACAGAGTCTTTAATGAAGGCAAAAGAGATAGGTGAGTCGATTGAGAAAAGGACAGGTCTGAAGTTCCTGGGGGTAGATCCGTCGGTATCACCTTGGAACGAAGAAAGTGTGGGCTTCTTGATTGAAAGTAGGCTCGGAAAAGAATTGTATTCCCCAGGGGTCTTATCCATAATTTTTGACCTTAATAGAGCTATACTTAAGAGCTCCATTGAAGCTGGGATAGATCCTATAGGTTTTTCAGAGGTTATGCTGCCCGTTGCAGAAGATGATGTGCTCAAGAAAAGGGCTATTGAGGGCAAACTAACCTTATCTCACCTAATTAACATGAGCAGCGCATGTGCGGCAGGACTTGACATGGTAGGAATAGTCTATGATAAGGAATATTTTATAAAAATAATGAAGGACCTACTAGTTCTTCACACTCTAAAGAGGAGGCCATATGGAGTTAGAATTATACCTTCCTATGGCGAAGACAAAATGTACACTAAAAATTTCGGCATTATTCCTGTTGTCAAAACAATATAG
- the xerA gene encoding site-specific tyrosine recombinase/integron integrase produces the protein MRLQLGEPPKDADPFQYFIQSLKLSGAGQGTIKLYYSAINDFLKFVNKNPNEVTTQDVINWINVLSVREGRSKTGDRKGRASTIRSYVIAVRRFLRWLGVNVRPPVPRIRTPERRALRESEIENIISSCKRLRDRALISLLLDTGLRSSELLSITVGDLDLQERTIRVRETKNGEERIVFFTARTASLLNQFIRKTKKGENERVFEITYQALYKLVKRLGKKNGISWLRPHILRHTFATNAIKKGAPLPVVQRLLGHKDIKTTQIYTHLMTDDLKRVYRDVFEG, from the coding sequence ATGAGACTCCAGTTAGGGGAGCCACCTAAAGACGCCGATCCTTTTCAATATTTCATTCAATCTCTAAAACTTTCAGGTGCTGGTCAGGGAACTATAAAACTTTACTATAGCGCAATTAACGATTTCTTGAAATTTGTAAATAAGAACCCCAATGAAGTTACAACACAGGACGTTATCAACTGGATAAACGTCCTTAGCGTGAGAGAAGGAAGGTCGAAAACAGGGGATAGAAAAGGCAGGGCTTCAACGATAAGGAGTTACGTTATAGCGGTTAGACGCTTCCTTAGGTGGTTAGGGGTTAACGTGAGGCCACCCGTTCCCCGCATCAGAACGCCAGAGAGAAGAGCTTTAAGAGAGAGCGAGATCGAGAATATTATCTCCTCTTGTAAGAGGTTGAGAGACAGGGCTTTAATTTCATTGCTTTTAGATACCGGTCTTCGTTCCTCTGAACTTTTATCGATCACTGTGGGCGATTTAGATCTCCAGGAAAGAACCATAAGAGTCAGAGAGACGAAGAACGGCGAGGAAAGGATAGTTTTTTTCACCGCGAGAACTGCCTCACTGCTTAATCAGTTCATTAGGAAAACCAAGAAGGGAGAGAATGAGAGAGTTTTTGAGATAACGTATCAAGCTCTATATAAGTTGGTGAAGAGGTTAGGAAAGAAAAACGGGATTAGTTGGTTAAGGCCTCACATACTTAGGCACACCTTCGCCACGAATGCGATAAAGAAGGGTGCACCTCTTCCAGTGGTACAGAGGTTGTTAGGGCATAAGGACATTAAGACGACTCAGATATACACCCACTTAATGACAGATGACCTAAAAAGAGTGTATAGGGATGTATTTGAGGGTTAG
- a CDS encoding beta-ribofuranosylaminobenzene 5'-phosphate synthase family protein: MLRVIGLSRIHITLFDLEGKHGRIDGGMGVALERPRVVVSSEPCQTVSVVGLPPSKICIKEDYEEHVGLGHTTQYLLSVAKLISELNLEKKSATELAKMVKRGGTSGVGVHAFERGGFVVDGGHSTKVKSSPLPSDYSSSPPPPLLLRYDFPWYVYVNIPEGKRIFGTNELNAFKLPVTGADELSRVTLMEFIPSVAERDISGVLDALWKIQGLGFKKIEVELQSENVKNFMKNLYVKGFPPGLSSFGPAVYTFVPTKREGEELVSRFGGWVTRPNNVGARVEWS, encoded by the coding sequence ATGCTAAGAGTAATAGGGCTATCAAGGATTCATATAACTCTCTTTGACCTAGAAGGAAAGCACGGTAGGATAGATGGAGGTATGGGGGTGGCGCTAGAACGTCCAAGGGTTGTAGTGAGCTCCGAACCTTGTCAGACTGTAAGCGTCGTAGGTTTACCCCCAAGCAAGATATGTATAAAGGAAGACTATGAAGAACACGTAGGATTGGGACACACTACTCAGTACTTACTGTCAGTCGCAAAATTGATATCAGAACTTAATTTGGAAAAGAAAAGCGCTACGGAACTAGCTAAAATGGTAAAGAGGGGAGGTACCTCAGGAGTTGGGGTACACGCCTTTGAGAGGGGAGGTTTCGTAGTGGATGGAGGGCACTCAACTAAAGTTAAGTCCTCACCCCTTCCTTCAGATTACTCAAGCTCTCCTCCGCCACCTCTATTGCTAAGATACGATTTTCCGTGGTACGTCTACGTCAACATTCCAGAAGGTAAAAGGATCTTTGGGACGAATGAGCTAAACGCGTTTAAACTCCCCGTCACTGGAGCAGATGAGCTATCTAGGGTAACCTTAATGGAGTTCATTCCGAGCGTAGCTGAAAGGGACATCTCTGGAGTCTTAGACGCCTTATGGAAAATCCAAGGTCTAGGATTTAAGAAAATCGAAGTAGAGTTACAGTCGGAAAACGTAAAAAACTTTATGAAAAACTTATATGTGAAAGGTTTTCCTCCAGGTCTTTCCTCTTTTGGACCTGCAGTTTACACGTTCGTGCCGACGAAGAGAGAGGGTGAGGAGCTGGTGTCAAGGTTTGGCGGTTGGGTTACACGTCCAAATAACGTAGGTGCACGAGTTGAATGGTCCTGA